From the genome of Panulirus ornatus isolate Po-2019 chromosome 19, ASM3632096v1, whole genome shotgun sequence, one region includes:
- the LOC139755346 gene encoding beta-secretase 1-like, which yields MTLGIHHLLVSQCAVSLLLCISIHYTASHPPVTTSTPTSAQIWNLFGKPGDGYYTEIEIGTPPQKFNVLVDTGSSNLAIAGAPHDDLDTFFASQNSSSYVDRNMDVKVMYTQGSWTGHLGRDLVKFSSMPGIVPLVTDLALITKSENFYVNKSQWQGIVGLAFPALAQPQGVVKPWFDGLVARNQAANIFTLELCGPSREEGTFHHFGRLFIGSATGACPSPTVTSPIRRAWFYEVLVVALDIGGKILTLPCVEYNTDKSIIDSGTSNLRLPSEVFKIVMSEIQSQTSVLEPPLPQEFWLGNEEVCWPEDHKAWDAFPNITIHLANNNNSAFAITIPPQSYLRPAPDAVNDTTDCWVLGINESQTGTVLGAVILEGLCVTFDRSRSVIGFSESTCGPSVTLGEIYNSSDLKLCEYVPNEVSGLTLASYIMGGLLGLLSLPLILAALRWAWRSLIRPHFNPEVPFLTLDETNT from the exons ATGACATTGGGTATCCATCATCTGTTAGTGAGTCAGTGTGCAGTGTCTCTTCTTTTGTGCATCAGTATCCACTACACAGCTAGtcatccaccagtcactaccTCCACACCTACCTCAGCTCAGATTTGGAACCTATTTGGAAAGCCTGGTGATGGATACTACACAGAAATAGAAATTGGTACACCTCCACAAAAG TTTAATGTACTAGTGGACACAGGCAGCAGCAATTTGGCCATAGCAGGTGCTCCACATGATGATCTTGACACTTTCTTTGCAAGTCAAAACTCATCATCATATGTGGATCGAAACATGGATGTTAAGGTGATGTATACTCAG GGTAGTTGGACAGGCCATTTGGGACGTGACCTGGTGAAGTTTTCTAGTATGCCTGGCATAGTTCCCCTTGTAACTGACCTGGCACTCATCACAAAGTCAGAAAATTTTTATGTCAACAAATCCCAGTGGCAG GGTATTGTGGGCCTGGCCTTTCCAGCTTTAGCTCAGCCTCAGGGAGTAGTTAAACCATGGTTTGATGGACTTGTTGCCCGGAACCAAGCAGCTAACATTTTTACTCTTGAACTGTGTGGACCCTCCAGAGAGGAAGGAACATTTCATCACTTTGGACGGCTGTTTATTG GATCTGCCACTGGTGCATGTCCATCACCCACTGTTACCAGCCCCATCAGACGAGCATGGTTTTATGAAGTCCTAGTGGTAGCACTGGATATTGGTGGAAAAATACTTACCCTTCCCTGTGTAGAGTACAACACAGACAAGAGTATCATAGACTCAGGGACATCCAATTTGCGATTACCATCTgag GTCTTCAAGATTGTAATGTCAGAAATACAGTCTCAGACTTCTGTATTGGAGCCACCGCTGCCACAGGAATTTTGGTTGGGAAATGAAGAAGTTTGCTGGCCAGAGGATCATAAG gcTTGGGATGCCTTTCCTAACATTACAATACATTTAGCTAACAATAACAACTCAGCATTTGCCATCACAATTCCACCTCAGTCTTATTTGCGCCCTGCACCAGATGCTGTCAATGACACCACAGACTGCTGGGTGCTGGGAATCAACGAGTCACAAACAGGAACTGTGTTAG GTGCTGTAATATTAGAGGGATTATGTGTCACATTTGACCGAAGTCGCAGTGTGATTGGCTTCTCTGAATCAACTTGTGGCCCATCTGTTACTTTAGGAGAGATCTACAATTCCTCAg ACTTGAAGTTGTGCGAGTATGTGCCAAATGAAGTTAGTGGACTAACACTGGCTTCTTATATAATGGGTGGACTCCTTGGATTGCTGTCTCTCCCTTTAATATTAGCAGCATTAAGATGGGCATGGCGATCTCTCATTAGACCACACTTTAACCCTGAGGTCCCATTCCTAACCTTGGATGAGACGAACACCTGA